A stretch of DNA from Manihot esculenta cultivar AM560-2 chromosome 7, M.esculenta_v8, whole genome shotgun sequence:
TGCAATTTTTTCCAACATCAAGCCTCTTCAATCGAATCAACTTCCTGCACTTCGGTCCGATCTGAGTGAAATAGTTGCCGGATATGGACAAGTTTTTCAGATTTGGGAGCATGCACACCATCTCCGGCACCGacccataaaactcattattaGCCAGGTTAAGGATCTCTATCTTTTTCAAGCAGGCAAATGATTGCGGTATTGGGCCAGTCAGCTTGTTGTAGCTCGCATCAAACACGGTGGCTTTTTTCAAGAAACCAATCTCATATGGCAAGCACCCTGTGAAGTTGTTGTTCAAGAAAAGCACCTCTCGTAAATTTTTAGCATTGCCAATGCTGCTTGGAATAGGACCAGTGAAACGGTTGTTGGCAAAATTGAGATATAAGGCAGGGGTAGAGCCAATATTTTCAGGAAGCTGTTGAGTGAATTGGTTGTTGTTGAGGAGAAGCACGTCTAGGTCTAGATTGAACACTTCTCCTGGAACTGGCCCAGAAAATGAATTGTATCTGATGTCTAAGAAGGTTAAGTTGGTGGCAGAAAGAACTGACATGGGGAATCCACCCGTATACTTGTTGTTGCTCAGATCGAGCTCGAATAAGAATTTGATGTTTTCAGACCCTATTTCACTGGGAAAAATCCCAGTGAAATTGTTGGAGTTTGCATGGAAGATAGTTAAATCCTCCAATTTATCAAGGAAATCTTTAATCTGAAGATCAGGGCCGCCGAAGTTGCAACCGTTGAAGTCGGCTGCTGCCACAGATAGCACACCATTGTCAGGCCTGTAATCACATGCAAATCCATCATATCTACACACATTTTTGTCTTCCCTGTTCCATGATCTTGTTATGCCCATGGGAtcgaaagtaatttttttactgAATTCCTGAATTGTTTTATCCCTTACGATATTTTTGGATACATTGGACGATGAActaggaggaggaagaggtggTGTTTTTGGAGATGGAGATGGAGATGGGGGTGGCAGTGTTGGAGGACAGACATGTTTTGGAGGTGATGGTGGATAGCTGGCTTCGGGAAAGGGTGGAGGAGGTGGGCGATCCTCATATTCAGTACTAGGAGCAGGAGTATAGCCACCACCGCCAATGCTTATATCCAAAGCTTCCCTTTGTGACCCAACCCGTGGATCATGTTCACAATCTACCTGATAAATCAAACAAGAACCATAAGTGATTGTGAAAAATAGAATCAAAGAATAGAAAGAATTCCTACTCATCTCTCACGCATGACTTTTTCACATGAAGGAGTTGGATCATTGAAAGATTGCAAAATGAGGAAGGATCATGCGCAAAtgtactttcttttttt
This window harbors:
- the LOC110618756 gene encoding uncharacterized protein At4g06744 codes for the protein MSRNSFYSLILFFTITYGSCLIYQVDCEHDPRVGSQREALDISIGGGGYTPAPSTEYEDRPPPPPFPEASYPPSPPKHVCPPTLPPPSPSPSPKTPPLPPPSSSSNVSKNIVRDKTIQEFSKKITFDPMGITRSWNREDKNVCRYDGFACDYRPDNGVLSVAAADFNGCNFGGPDLQIKDFLDKLEDLTIFHANSNNFTGIFPSEIGSENIKFLFELDLSNNKYTGGFPMSVLSATNLTFLDIRYNSFSGPVPGEVFNLDLDVLLLNNNQFTQQLPENIGSTPALYLNFANNRFTGPIPSSIGNAKNLREVLFLNNNFTGCLPYEIGFLKKATVFDASYNKLTGPIPQSFACLKKIEILNLANNEFYGSVPEMVCMLPNLKNLSISGNYFTQIGPKCRKLIRLKRLDVGKNCILDLPNQKRVEQCRQFFSKQRQCPNEKSLSSIPCSKSYRNTAAKFAQQSAVATPPISSGSISPQNKL